A window from Actimicrobium sp. CCC2.4 encodes these proteins:
- a CDS encoding RNA polymerase factor sigma-54, with the protein MKQSLQLRTSQHLALTPQLQQSIRLLQLSTLELHQELEQMLTDNPLLERLDDPLDHSVRLLADGALGAEGIRQEGASEDANAAPSSSESEAPAPDQNDAGDATPSTDADWSFDDVARTSKAPEDDDARPQLEAHESTLREFLLEQMRVTVRNPRDRALVELMIDALNDNGYLDDTLEAMLERLPAELDVEAEELTIALKLLQSFDPPGVGARHAAECLALQIRRFPGIAMVTRRMALVIVEDYLPLFAQRDFSKLKKALDCDDEDLREAQSVIRQCNPHPGAIFGGGTSDYVVPDVIVKRTKTGWQVMLNHDVMPRLRVNAMYANILKQSKGEGSLTSQLQEAKWLIKNMRQRFDTILRVAQAIVERQRNFFSHGAVAMRPLVLREIADTLGLHESTISRVTTQKYMLTPHGMFELKYFFGSHVATETGGEASSTAIRALIKQLIGAEDPKIPFSDSKIADMLGEQGMVVARRTVAKYREALKIPPVNLRKAL; encoded by the coding sequence ATGAAACAATCCCTCCAGCTCCGCACCTCCCAGCATCTTGCGCTGACGCCGCAATTGCAGCAATCGATCCGCCTGTTGCAACTGTCGACGCTGGAACTGCATCAGGAACTGGAGCAAATGCTGACCGATAATCCGCTGCTGGAACGGCTCGACGATCCGCTCGATCACTCGGTCCGTCTGCTGGCGGATGGCGCGCTCGGAGCCGAAGGTATCCGTCAGGAAGGGGCCAGCGAAGACGCCAACGCAGCGCCTTCATCGTCCGAATCGGAAGCCCCCGCGCCGGACCAGAACGATGCCGGCGACGCCACGCCAAGCACCGATGCGGACTGGAGTTTTGATGACGTTGCACGCACCTCGAAAGCGCCGGAAGACGACGATGCCAGGCCGCAGCTCGAAGCACACGAATCCACGCTGCGCGAATTCCTGCTCGAGCAAATGCGCGTCACGGTGCGCAACCCGCGCGATCGCGCGCTGGTCGAATTGATGATCGATGCGCTCAATGACAATGGCTACCTCGACGATACGCTGGAGGCCATGCTCGAGCGCTTGCCGGCCGAACTCGACGTTGAAGCCGAAGAGCTGACCATCGCGCTCAAACTGCTGCAGAGCTTCGATCCGCCCGGCGTCGGCGCCCGCCACGCGGCCGAGTGCCTGGCGCTGCAGATACGGCGTTTTCCCGGCATCGCGATGGTGACCCGGCGCATGGCACTGGTTATCGTCGAGGACTATCTGCCGCTGTTTGCACAGCGCGATTTCAGCAAGCTCAAGAAAGCCCTCGACTGCGATGACGAGGATCTGCGCGAAGCCCAGAGCGTGATCCGCCAGTGCAATCCGCACCCGGGTGCGATCTTCGGCGGCGGCACCTCGGACTACGTGGTGCCGGACGTGATCGTCAAGCGCACCAAGACCGGCTGGCAAGTCATGCTCAACCATGACGTGATGCCACGACTGCGGGTCAATGCCATGTACGCCAACATTCTCAAGCAGAGCAAAGGTGAGGGATCGCTGACGTCGCAGCTGCAGGAAGCCAAGTGGCTGATCAAAAATATGCGCCAGCGATTCGATACGATCCTGCGGGTTGCACAGGCCATCGTCGAGCGTCAGCGGAACTTTTTTTCCCATGGCGCGGTCGCCATGCGCCCCCTTGTCTTGCGTGAGATTGCTGATACACTCGGACTGCACGAGAGCACCATCTCACGTGTGACAACCCAGAAATACATGCTGACCCCGCATGGCATGTTCGAGTTGAAATATTTTTTTGGCAGCCACGTTGCCACCGAAACGGGCGGCGAAGCGTCATCGACGGCAATACGGGCACTCATCAAACAATTGATAGGAGCTGAAGACCCGAAGATTCCATTTTCTGACAGTAAGATCGCAGACATGCTGGGAGAACAGGGTATGGTAGTGGCAAGGCGTACGGTCGCAAAATATCGCGAAGCCCTGAAAATCCCTCCCGTCAACCTGCGCAAGGCCCTGTAG
- the lptA gene encoding lipopolysaccharide transport periplasmic protein LptA: protein MKPFFFAFLFMFNAAFVPAVHAEKADSNKPTVVDANQMAYDDVKQVNTFTGDVVVVRGTLLMKAARVVVVQDPAGYQFATLYAAPGSLASFRQKRDGGENLWIEGEAERIEYDGKTELVKLFSKAKMRRLDGKTPTDEVEGEFISYDSRSEFFSVNNTPAGQDSKAGAGRIKATIQPRTPGVPK, encoded by the coding sequence ATGAAACCGTTTTTTTTCGCTTTTCTGTTCATGTTCAACGCGGCCTTCGTGCCGGCGGTGCATGCCGAAAAAGCTGACTCCAACAAACCCACTGTCGTCGACGCCAACCAAATGGCCTACGACGACGTCAAGCAGGTCAATACCTTCACCGGTGACGTCGTGGTCGTGCGCGGCACGCTGCTCATGAAAGCCGCACGCGTGGTCGTTGTGCAAGACCCGGCCGGTTATCAGTTCGCCACCTTATATGCTGCACCTGGCAGCCTGGCCAGCTTTCGACAGAAGCGTGATGGCGGCGAGAATCTGTGGATAGAAGGCGAAGCCGAACGTATTGAATACGATGGCAAGACCGAACTGGTGAAGTTGTTTTCGAAGGCAAAGATGCGCCGTCTCGATGGCAAGACGCCGACGGACGAAGTCGAAGGAGAATTCATTTCCTACGATAGCCGCAGCGAATTTTTCTCGGTCAACAACACGCCCGCAGGACAGGACAGCAAGGCCGGTGCCGGACGCATCAAGGCGACGATCCAGCCACGCACACCGGGTGTGCCCAAATGA
- a CDS encoding enoyl-CoA hydratase/isomerase family protein, whose translation MTALIQTQIRNATGHITLDRPKALNSLSLAMVRDLTHVLLDWRDNAAVQTVILRGSTEKAFCAGGDIRFFHQAGGSTPQGGSAALDDFFTEEYALNHLIHFYPKPWIAVMDGIVMGGGMGLAQSGPQNRLRIVTERTKMAMPEVNIGLFPDVGGSYFLSRTPGQLGTYLGVSGEMIGAADALYAGLADVFLPGGALAGLEALLDQFSGGDVRAAIRAYAAPFASLCDPAGSKLAQQQASIDTHFRFASVTQIADSLAGDDSAFAQATLATMQKRSPLMMAVTLRQLRQGAAQDLAGCLRMERTMVRHAFTQGEVLEGIRAVVIDKDNQPHWQPAGLEDVTQEMVDGYFAPVWPDHAHPLRHLIDQ comes from the coding sequence ATGACCGCTCTCATCCAGACCCAGATCCGCAACGCAACAGGCCACATCACACTGGACCGTCCGAAGGCCCTCAATTCCTTGTCGCTCGCGATGGTGCGCGACCTGACTCACGTGCTGCTCGACTGGCGTGATAACGCCGCCGTCCAGACTGTGATCCTACGCGGCAGCACCGAGAAGGCGTTTTGTGCCGGTGGAGATATCCGCTTTTTTCATCAGGCCGGCGGGTCGACGCCCCAAGGCGGCAGCGCAGCGCTGGATGATTTTTTTACCGAAGAGTATGCACTGAACCACCTGATCCATTTTTATCCGAAACCCTGGATCGCCGTGATGGATGGCATCGTCATGGGGGGTGGCATGGGGCTGGCGCAAAGTGGTCCGCAGAACCGCTTGCGGATCGTCACCGAGCGCACGAAAATGGCCATGCCCGAAGTCAATATCGGCTTGTTCCCAGATGTCGGTGGTAGCTATTTTCTGTCGCGCACACCCGGGCAACTGGGCACGTATCTGGGCGTGAGCGGCGAGATGATAGGCGCTGCCGATGCGCTCTACGCCGGACTGGCCGATGTGTTCCTGCCGGGGGGTGCGCTGGCCGGACTGGAGGCCTTGCTCGATCAGTTTTCAGGTGGCGATGTGCGCGCTGCCATTCGCGCGTATGCCGCACCGTTTGCCAGCCTGTGCGATCCGGCCGGGAGCAAACTGGCGCAGCAGCAGGCGAGCATCGACACGCATTTCCGGTTCGCGTCGGTCACGCAGATTGCTGACTCGCTGGCCGGCGACGACAGTGCGTTCGCTCAGGCGACACTGGCGACGATGCAGAAGCGCTCGCCGCTGATGATGGCGGTGACCTTGCGCCAATTACGACAGGGCGCAGCGCAAGATCTTGCAGGCTGCCTGCGCATGGAACGCACGATGGTGCGACACGCTTTCACGCAGGGCGAGGTACTGGAGGGGATACGTGCGGTGGTGATCGACAAGGACAACCAGCCGCACTGGCAGCCGGCCGGTTTGGAAGACGTAACGCAGGAGATGGTCGATGGCTATTTCGCGCCGGTCTGGCCGGACCATGCCCATCCGCTGCGGCACCTCATTGATCAATAA
- a CDS encoding KpsF/GutQ family sugar-phosphate isomerase gives MSVPQQKSVSDAVTVPFTAERAARALLLARETLQIEADALLTLKARLSDPVSNSAACFAKAVGLLLDCTGRVVVSGIGKSGHIARKIAATLASTGTPSLFVHPAEAAHGDLGMIGPQDVFVAISNSGETAELMAIVPSIKRMGAILVTMTGNDDSSLARLASVHLNVAVDKEACPLNLAPTTSTTAALALGDALAVALLDARGFRAEDFARSHPGGALGRRLLTHVRDVMRSGGEIPAVLATVSLSQALAEMTRKGMAMTAIVDESFRPIGVFTDGDLRRLIEHVQDFTRLTVADVMHPDPRTIAPDQLAVDAVQVMEELRINQLLVADASGMLVGALHIHDLTRAKVI, from the coding sequence ATGAGTGTACCCCAACAAAAATCCGTTTCCGACGCCGTCACAGTCCCCTTCACTGCCGAGCGTGCGGCACGTGCCCTGCTCCTCGCCCGCGAGACCCTGCAAATCGAAGCCGATGCCTTGCTGACCCTGAAAGCACGCCTGTCCGACCCCGTCAGCAACAGCGCCGCTTGCTTTGCCAAAGCAGTCGGACTATTGCTCGATTGTACCGGTCGCGTGGTGGTATCGGGCATCGGCAAGTCCGGTCATATCGCACGCAAGATTGCTGCGACACTGGCTTCGACCGGCACCCCTTCTTTGTTCGTGCATCCGGCCGAAGCGGCCCATGGCGATCTTGGCATGATCGGTCCGCAGGATGTGTTCGTGGCCATTTCCAATTCCGGCGAAACCGCCGAGCTGATGGCCATCGTGCCCAGCATCAAACGCATGGGTGCGATCCTGGTCACGATGACTGGCAACGATGACTCCAGCCTGGCGCGGCTCGCGAGCGTGCATCTGAATGTCGCTGTCGACAAGGAAGCCTGCCCGCTCAATCTTGCCCCCACCACCAGCACAACGGCGGCGCTCGCGCTCGGCGATGCACTGGCCGTGGCACTGCTGGATGCGCGCGGCTTTCGCGCCGAAGACTTTGCCCGCTCGCATCCGGGCGGCGCACTGGGCCGGCGCTTGCTGACCCACGTGCGCGACGTGATGCGCAGCGGCGGCGAAATCCCGGCAGTGCTGGCCACCGTGTCGCTGTCGCAGGCACTGGCCGAAATGACCCGCAAGGGCATGGCCATGACGGCTATCGTGGACGAGTCATTCCGCCCGATTGGCGTCTTCACCGATGGTGACTTGCGCCGTCTGATCGAACACGTACAGGACTTCACACGCTTGACGGTGGCCGACGTGATGCACCCCGATCCGCGCACCATAGCTCCCGACCAGCTGGCCGTCGATGCGGTGCAAGTGATGGAAGAACTGCGCATCAATCAGTTGCTGGTCGCCGATGCGTCCGGCATGCTCGTCGGTGCGCTGCACATCCATGACCTGACCCGCGCCAAGGTGATCTGA
- a CDS encoding deoxyguanosinetriphosphate triphosphohydrolase, with product MNDELAPYAARPDASPGRQFAEPAPASRSEFQRDRDRIIHCAAFRRLEYKTQVFVNHEGDLFRTRLTHSIEVAQIARSVARNLQLNEDLIEAISLAHDLGHTPFGHAGQDALNACMSDHGGFEHNLQSLRVVDVLEERYGAFDGLNLMFETREGILKHCSAANARTLGAIGQRFLDKKQPTLEAQLANLADEIAYNNHDIDDGLRSGLLTETQLDEIDLYARHRREVAQVYPGISGRRAISETIRQMINALVVDLIDTSRERIRQARLESVDDVRNAPPLIAFSPAMQAQATLLKQFLRENLYRHYLVNRMTSKARRIVTDLFTAFMAEPGLLSPDYESREGDATSQVRKVADYIAGMTDRYAIREHRRIFRMDEL from the coding sequence ATGAATGATGAATTGGCGCCATACGCGGCCCGCCCTGACGCATCGCCCGGACGCCAGTTCGCCGAACCGGCGCCGGCCTCGCGCTCGGAATTCCAGCGCGACCGCGACCGCATCATTCACTGTGCCGCGTTTCGCCGGCTCGAATACAAGACGCAGGTGTTCGTTAATCACGAAGGCGACCTGTTCCGAACGCGCCTGACGCACAGCATCGAAGTGGCGCAAATCGCGCGCTCGGTGGCGCGCAACCTGCAGCTCAATGAAGACTTGATCGAAGCGATTTCGCTGGCACACGACCTCGGCCATACGCCATTCGGGCATGCCGGCCAGGATGCACTCAATGCCTGCATGAGCGACCACGGCGGCTTCGAACACAACCTGCAAAGCCTGCGTGTGGTCGATGTGCTGGAAGAGCGTTACGGTGCGTTCGACGGCCTGAACCTGATGTTCGAAACACGCGAAGGCATCCTCAAACATTGTTCGGCAGCGAACGCCCGCACGCTCGGTGCGATCGGCCAGCGCTTCCTCGACAAGAAGCAGCCGACGCTGGAAGCGCAGCTGGCCAACCTGGCCGATGAAATTGCCTACAACAATCACGATATCGATGACGGCCTGCGTTCCGGCCTGCTCACGGAAACGCAACTCGACGAGATCGATCTGTATGCGCGTCACCGGCGCGAAGTCGCGCAAGTTTATCCGGGCATCAGCGGTCGCCGTGCGATCAGCGAAACGATACGGCAGATGATCAATGCGCTGGTTGTCGACCTGATCGACACGTCCCGCGAGCGCATCCGGCAAGCCCGTCTGGAAAGTGTCGACGACGTGCGCAACGCGCCGCCACTGATCGCTTTTTCACCGGCGATGCAGGCGCAGGCGACACTGCTCAAGCAGTTCCTGCGCGAGAACCTGTATCGCCATTATCTGGTCAACCGGATGACCAGCAAGGCACGCCGTATCGTCACCGATCTGTTTACCGCCTTCATGGCCGAGCCCGGTCTGCTGTCGCCGGACTACGAGTCCCGCGAAGGTGATGCGACCAGCCAGGTGCGCAAGGTGGCCGACTACATCGCCGGCATGACGGACCGCTATGCGATCCGTGAACACCGGCGGATATTCAGGATGGACGAACTCTAA
- the hpf gene encoding ribosome hibernation-promoting factor, HPF/YfiA family, translating into MNLTISGHHLEVTPAIREYVQSKLERIKRHFDHVIDIAVILTVEKLPEKEKRQRAEINLHLRGKDLHAESIAEDLYAAIDALIDKLDRQVIKYKTKLQDHQHDAIKHIPDPVVIAASS; encoded by the coding sequence ATGAATCTCACAATCAGTGGACACCACCTCGAAGTGACACCTGCCATTCGTGAATATGTGCAAAGCAAGCTTGAGCGTATCAAGCGCCATTTCGACCATGTCATTGATATTGCCGTCATCCTGACGGTAGAAAAACTCCCGGAAAAAGAAAAGCGGCAGCGAGCAGAAATCAACCTGCATCTGCGCGGCAAAGACTTGCACGCCGAGAGTATTGCGGAGGATCTTTATGCCGCAATTGATGCGCTGATCGACAAGCTCGATCGCCAGGTCATCAAGTACAAAACCAAATTGCAGGATCATCAGCACGACGCCATCAAACACATCCCTGACCCGGTTGTGATAGCCGCCTCCTCCTGA
- the lptC gene encoding LPS export ABC transporter periplasmic protein LptC, with protein sequence MSAVRSANRFRLGFLIALSVALALGSFWVLEVIRKSGGNDAPDAPRVAPDYYVKNFTFVRMAKNRTARYNISGDVLTHLPMDDSYEITKPVIYNLSNNRPTMVMRSERALVNSDNSEVQMIDNVDVDRPASGSIQRFHLKSAYLLLLPDDDVMKTDTPVEMLMGTTILNGTGMVANNATRQLDLAHRVHGVFAPAVAR encoded by the coding sequence ATGAGCGCAGTGCGTTCCGCCAACCGCTTCCGGCTCGGGTTCCTGATCGCGCTGAGCGTGGCACTGGCACTCGGCAGTTTCTGGGTTCTCGAAGTGATCCGCAAAAGCGGCGGTAACGATGCACCTGACGCGCCGCGCGTCGCTCCCGACTACTACGTGAAAAATTTTACCTTTGTCCGGATGGCCAAAAACCGCACGGCACGCTACAACATTTCCGGTGACGTGCTGACCCATTTGCCGATGGACGACTCGTATGAAATCACCAAGCCGGTGATCTACAACCTGTCGAATAACCGGCCAACGATGGTGATGCGTTCCGAACGTGCACTGGTCAACAGCGACAACAGCGAAGTACAAATGATTGATAACGTGGATGTCGACCGGCCCGCGTCCGGCTCCATCCAGCGCTTTCATCTCAAGTCCGCCTATCTGCTGCTGTTGCCTGATGACGATGTGATGAAAACCGATACGCCCGTTGAAATGCTGATGGGTACCACCATACTGAACGGCACCGGCATGGTCGCCAACAACGCCACCCGCCAGCTCGATTTGGCCCATCGCGTGCACGGCGTATTCGCGCCGGCCGTAGCGCGATGA
- a CDS encoding HAD family hydrolase → MTDQLQDVITRAARVRLMIFDVDGVLTDGSLHFGADGELIKTFNVLDGQGIRLLQQSGVATAIISARQSPLVQRRAGDLGITHVFQGSHDKRASFEQLLAQTGFTADQCGFIGDDVIDLPILLRAGFAASVPNGHAEVRRRVHFVTTAQGGRGAVRELCDLILSAQGNYEAALAPYLS, encoded by the coding sequence ATGACCGACCAGTTACAGGATGTCATTACACGCGCTGCCCGGGTCCGGCTGATGATTTTCGACGTCGATGGCGTACTGACCGACGGCAGCCTGCACTTTGGTGCCGACGGCGAGCTCATCAAGACCTTCAATGTGCTCGATGGCCAGGGCATCCGGCTGCTGCAGCAATCGGGCGTCGCCACGGCGATCATCAGCGCGCGCCAGTCGCCGCTGGTACAGCGCCGTGCCGGCGACCTCGGCATCACGCATGTGTTCCAAGGCAGTCACGACAAGCGCGCGAGCTTCGAGCAACTGCTGGCGCAGACCGGCTTCACGGCCGACCAGTGCGGCTTCATTGGTGATGACGTCATCGACCTGCCTATCCTGTTGCGTGCCGGCTTTGCCGCCAGCGTACCGAATGGCCATGCCGAGGTACGCCGGCGCGTGCATTTTGTCACCACCGCGCAAGGCGGTCGCGGCGCAGTACGTGAACTGTGCGACCTGATCCTGAGCGCCCAGGGCAACTACGAGGCGGCACTGGCACCGTATCTGTCATGA
- the lptB gene encoding LPS export ABC transporter ATP-binding protein, whose product MSTPVDSFTNSSSKLIVTGLKKSYGIRQVVSDVSLDVASGEVVGLLGPNGAGKTTSFYMIVGLVPSDAGEIRLDGIDISRLPIHRRAVLGLSYLPQEASVFRKLTVEENIRAVLELQHDDHGKTLTKSVINERLDTLLQNLQIDKLRDSQAMSLSGGERRRVEIARALASNPRFVLLDEPFAGVDPIAVIEIQRIVRFLKERGIGVLITDHNVRETLGICDRAYIINQGAVLASGKPDAIIANELVRQVYLGEHFRM is encoded by the coding sequence ATGTCGACACCGGTTGACTCCTTCACCAATAGCAGCAGCAAACTGATCGTCACCGGCCTGAAAAAAAGCTACGGAATCCGCCAGGTTGTCAGCGATGTCTCGCTCGATGTGGCCAGCGGCGAAGTGGTCGGCCTGCTCGGGCCGAACGGTGCCGGCAAGACGACGTCGTTCTACATGATCGTCGGCCTGGTGCCATCGGACGCCGGTGAAATCCGTCTGGATGGCATCGATATCTCGCGTCTGCCTATCCATCGACGCGCGGTGCTGGGTCTGTCCTATCTGCCGCAGGAAGCCTCGGTATTTCGCAAGCTGACCGTCGAGGAAAACATCCGCGCCGTGCTGGAACTGCAGCACGATGACCATGGCAAGACGCTGACCAAGTCCGTCATCAATGAACGGCTCGACACCTTGCTGCAGAATTTGCAGATCGATAAGCTGCGCGACAGCCAGGCCATGTCGCTCTCCGGCGGTGAGCGACGCCGCGTAGAGATTGCCCGCGCGCTGGCCAGTAATCCGCGCTTCGTGCTGCTCGATGAACCCTTCGCCGGCGTCGATCCGATTGCCGTGATCGAAATCCAGCGCATCGTGCGCTTCCTGAAAGAACGCGGTATCGGCGTGCTGATCACCGACCACAATGTGCGCGAAACCCTGGGTATCTGCGACCGCGCCTACATCATCAATCAAGGTGCAGTGCTGGCCAGCGGCAAGCCGGATGCGATCATTGCCAATGAATTGGTGCGCCAGGTCTATCTTGGCGAACACTTCCGGATGTAA
- a CDS encoding cation:proton antiporter: protein MHSALELTLLLLGAAVLGVVAFRMLHLPPMLGYLAVGIAIGPHALGWAEDTATTHTLAEFGVVFLMFSIGLEFSLPKLFAMRRTVFGLGMAQVLLTILATMLCSWGAARLLPQVADISWGAAFALGGALAMSSTAIVSKLLTERLELESEHGRRIISILLFQDLALVPLLILVPALAKAPQDIAVTLGWAALKAVGVLVLLLVIGQKLMRSWFRIVVQRRSQELFMLNLLLITLGAAWITEQAGLSLALGAFVAGMLISETEYKHQVEEDIKPFRDVLLGLFFITIGMLLNIRLVIENWWLVLLLLAAPVLLKFVLITALARLFGASTGIALRTGLALAQAGEFGFVLLNQVGGLQLIDPFIVQLILASMVLSMLIAPFILANADAIVMKLSANEWMMQSVALTQIASRTMTTQKHVIIAGFGRSGQSLARLLEEEHIQYHALDLDPDRVHEAQVSGANVSYGDAARRESLVAAGIHRAAALVITYASTPSALKLLYLAHELAPSLPVIVRSHDDTDLDQLRAAGAAEVVPEALEGSLMLASHALVMLGVPLRRVVHRVQSARDERYAVLRGFFHGDSDAEDDAEHLHVRLHSVTLGMHAKAVGKSLVELNLQEFAVEITAVRRSKTRIDVTPATILQGGDIIVLRGTAESVTRAEKRLLKA from the coding sequence ATGCACTCAGCGCTTGAACTCACCTTACTGTTACTCGGTGCTGCCGTGCTCGGCGTGGTCGCCTTTCGCATGCTGCATTTGCCACCGATGCTGGGTTACCTGGCGGTCGGCATTGCCATCGGTCCGCACGCACTGGGCTGGGCCGAGGATACCGCCACCACCCACACGCTGGCTGAATTCGGCGTCGTGTTCCTGATGTTTTCGATCGGCCTCGAATTCTCGCTGCCCAAACTGTTTGCCATGCGTCGTACCGTGTTCGGCCTCGGCATGGCGCAAGTACTGCTGACCATTCTGGCCACCATGCTGTGCAGCTGGGGCGCGGCGCGCTTGCTGCCGCAGGTCGCCGACATCAGCTGGGGCGCGGCGTTCGCGCTGGGCGGAGCGCTGGCGATGTCGTCGACGGCCATCGTCTCGAAACTGCTGACCGAGCGGCTCGAGCTCGAAAGCGAACATGGCCGTCGCATCATCAGCATCCTGCTATTCCAGGACCTGGCGCTGGTGCCGCTGCTGATTCTGGTGCCGGCGCTGGCCAAGGCGCCGCAGGACATTGCCGTGACACTCGGCTGGGCCGCACTGAAAGCCGTCGGCGTACTGGTGCTGTTGCTGGTGATCGGCCAGAAGCTCATGCGCAGCTGGTTTCGCATTGTGGTCCAGCGGCGTTCGCAGGAATTGTTCATGCTCAACCTGCTGCTCATTACGCTGGGTGCCGCATGGATCACCGAGCAGGCCGGCCTGTCGCTGGCGCTGGGCGCCTTCGTCGCCGGCATGCTGATCTCGGAGACCGAATACAAGCATCAGGTCGAAGAAGACATCAAGCCGTTTCGCGACGTGCTGCTCGGACTGTTCTTCATCACTATCGGCATGCTGCTCAATATCCGGCTGGTCATCGAGAACTGGTGGCTGGTGCTGTTGCTGCTGGCCGCACCGGTGCTGCTGAAGTTTGTCCTGATCACCGCCCTGGCGCGGCTGTTCGGCGCCAGTACCGGGATTGCGCTGCGCACCGGTCTGGCCCTGGCGCAGGCCGGCGAATTCGGTTTTGTGCTGCTCAATCAGGTCGGTGGTTTGCAGCTGATCGATCCGTTCATCGTGCAGCTGATCCTCGCCTCGATGGTGCTGTCGATGCTCATAGCGCCCTTCATTCTGGCCAATGCCGATGCCATTGTCATGAAGCTGTCGGCCAATGAATGGATGATGCAATCGGTCGCGCTGACGCAGATTGCCAGTCGCACGATGACGACCCAGAAACACGTGATCATCGCCGGTTTCGGCCGTAGCGGGCAGAGCCTGGCGCGTCTGCTCGAAGAAGAGCACATCCAGTATCACGCGCTAGACCTTGATCCCGACCGGGTACATGAAGCGCAGGTCTCGGGCGCGAACGTGTCGTACGGTGATGCGGCGCGGCGCGAGTCGCTGGTGGCTGCCGGCATCCACCGGGCCGCGGCGCTGGTCATTACGTATGCGAGTACGCCATCGGCGCTGAAACTGCTGTACCTGGCGCACGAGCTGGCACCGTCTTTGCCGGTCATCGTGCGTAGCCATGACGACACCGATCTCGATCAATTGCGCGCCGCCGGCGCGGCCGAAGTGGTGCCGGAAGCGCTCGAAGGCAGCCTGATGCTGGCCTCGCATGCGCTGGTGATGCTGGGTGTACCGCTGCGCCGTGTGGTGCACCGGGTGCAGAGCGCGCGGGATGAGCGCTATGCGGTACTGCGCGGATTTTTTCATGGTGATAGCGATGCCGAGGACGATGCCGAGCACCTGCATGTCCGGCTCCATTCGGTCACGCTGGGCATGCATGCGAAGGCCGTTGGCAAGTCGCTGGTCGAGCTTAACCTGCAGGAATTCGCGGTCGAGATCACCGCCGTCCGGCGTAGCAAGACCCGCATCGACGTGACGCCCGCGACGATCCTGCAAGGGGGCGATATCATCGTGTTGCGTGGTACTGCAGAGAGCGTGACACGGGCCGAGAAACGCTTGCTTAAAGCCTGA